Proteins from one Ananas comosus cultivar F153 linkage group 5, ASM154086v1, whole genome shotgun sequence genomic window:
- the LOC109710938 gene encoding uncharacterized protein LOC109710938 isoform X1, translating to MQASSWRSIPIVRNRVCSSTQFAQFHSTPLSLAKWKSKFDYKGERSSQKPCKNYIRYAVRRKRAESKKALKDYLLYGKSSHLNFQDADVNWFADSHGCDNIPRVKRCGKSNRHSSSHSGKGKNGGSKCWQSNQSFYDFHDEDDFIHPGSVFETVFGRHRGFAWSYILWENFRLNDTKFTFKWSDESRRQKARKRIWSESDDDGDDESTNVGSQAHRVTLGLPLTGPLKLDEVKSAFRVSALKWHPDKHQGPSQAVAEEKFKLCVNAYNSLCSVLKAP from the exons ATGCAAGCGAGTTCATGGAGGAGCATACCCATTGTGCGGAATAGGGTGTGCTCGTCGACCCAATTCGCGCAATTCCATTCCACGCCCCTATCATTAGCCAAATGGAAGAGTAAATTCGATTACAAG GGTGAAAGAAGCAGTCAAAAACCATGTAAG AATTACATCAGATATGCAGTTCGCCGAAAGCGTGCAGAATCAAAGAAAGCTCTTAAAGACTATCTTCTTTACGGCAAATCTTCACATCTAAACTTTCAG GATGCAGATGTAAATTGGTTTGCTGATTCGCATGGATGTGACAATATTCCTCGTGTTAAACGTTGTGGAAAATCCAATCGTCACAGTTCCTCCCACTCTGGGAAAGGCAAAAATGGTGGGAGCAAGT gTTGGCAAAGTAACCAAAGTTTTTATGACTTTCATGACGAAGATGATTTCATTCATCCTGGTTCAGTATTTGAAACTGTATTTGGTCGGCACCGAGGTTTTGCTTGGTCTTACATATTGTGGGAGAACTTCCGTTTAAATGATACAAAATTTACATTCAAATGGAGTGATGAGTCACGAAGGCAAAAAGCACGAAAAAGAATATGGAGTGAAagtgatgatgatggtgatgatgaatCAACTAATGTAGGCTCACAAGCCCATAGGGTTACTCTGGGGTTGCCGCTTACTGGACCTTTAAAACTAGACGAGGTCAAAAGCGC TTTTCGTGTATCTGCTTTGAAGTGGCATCCTGACAAGCATCAAGGCCCTTCACAG GCCGTCGCGGAGGAGAAGTTCAAACTGTGTGTAAATGCATACAACTCACTGTGCAGTGTTCTTAAGGCCCCATAG
- the LOC109710938 gene encoding uncharacterized protein LOC109710938 isoform X2 produces the protein MQASSWRSIPIVRNRVCSSTQFAQFHSTPLSLAKWKSKFDYKGERSSQKPCKNYIRYAVRRKRAESKKALKDYLLYGKSSHLNFQDADVNWFADSHGCDNIPRVKRCGKSNRHSSSHSGKGKNGGSKCWQSNQSFYDFHDEDDFIHPGSVFETVFGRHRGFAWSYILWENFRLNDTKFTFKWSDESRRQKARKRIWSESDDDGDDESTNVGSQAHRVTLGLPLTGPLKLDEVKSAFRVSALKWHPDKHQGPSQSIQWASNLLELTDFFM, from the exons ATGCAAGCGAGTTCATGGAGGAGCATACCCATTGTGCGGAATAGGGTGTGCTCGTCGACCCAATTCGCGCAATTCCATTCCACGCCCCTATCATTAGCCAAATGGAAGAGTAAATTCGATTACAAG GGTGAAAGAAGCAGTCAAAAACCATGTAAG AATTACATCAGATATGCAGTTCGCCGAAAGCGTGCAGAATCAAAGAAAGCTCTTAAAGACTATCTTCTTTACGGCAAATCTTCACATCTAAACTTTCAG GATGCAGATGTAAATTGGTTTGCTGATTCGCATGGATGTGACAATATTCCTCGTGTTAAACGTTGTGGAAAATCCAATCGTCACAGTTCCTCCCACTCTGGGAAAGGCAAAAATGGTGGGAGCAAGT gTTGGCAAAGTAACCAAAGTTTTTATGACTTTCATGACGAAGATGATTTCATTCATCCTGGTTCAGTATTTGAAACTGTATTTGGTCGGCACCGAGGTTTTGCTTGGTCTTACATATTGTGGGAGAACTTCCGTTTAAATGATACAAAATTTACATTCAAATGGAGTGATGAGTCACGAAGGCAAAAAGCACGAAAAAGAATATGGAGTGAAagtgatgatgatggtgatgatgaatCAACTAATGTAGGCTCACAAGCCCATAGGGTTACTCTGGGGTTGCCGCTTACTGGACCTTTAAAACTAGACGAGGTCAAAAGCGC TTTTCGTGTATCTGCTTTGAAGTGGCATCCTGACAAGCATCAAGGCCCTTCACAG AGCATCCAGTGGGCTTCTAACTTGTTGGAGCTCACGGATTTTTTCATGTAG